In Sporosarcina psychrophila, a genomic segment contains:
- the leuS gene encoding leucine--tRNA ligase has protein sequence MSYNHGQIEKKWQQYWKDNKTFKMMDDPSKPKFFALDMFPYPSGAGLHVGHPLGYIATDILSSFKRKQGFNVLHPMGWDAFGLPAEQYALDTGNDPAEFTAKNIATFKRQMNDLGFSYDWDREINTTDPSYYKWTQWIFIQLYNKGLAYVDEVAVNWCPALGTVLANEEVIDGKSERGGHPVERRPMRQWVLRITNYADRLLEDLDELDWPESLKDMQRNWIGRSEGAQLTFEIDGTDLSFEAFTTRPDTIFGATYAVLAPELKLVEKVTTAEQKDAVEKYLNEVKMKSDLERTDLAKEKTGVFTGAYAINPASGEKMPIWIADYVLATYGTGAIMAVPAHDERDYEFAKEFDLPIIEVVAGGDVSAEVYVGDGKHVNSGFLDGLLKDEAIEKAIAWFVEKGKGDKKVTFRLRDWLFSRQRYWGEPIPIIHWEDGTMTPVEEADLPLVLPVTDNIKPSGTGESPLANIDEWINVTHPETGMKGRRETNTMPQWAGSCWYYLRYIDPDNDEMIIDPELAKRWLPVDIYVGGAEHAVLHLLYARFWHKVLYDIGVVHTKEPFQKLFNQGMILGEGNEKMSKSKGNVVNPDDIVHSHGADSLRLYEMFMGPLEGSKAWTTNGLDGARRFLDRIWRLFVNEDGSLSTKIGGKTGGSLEKVYHQTVKKVTEDFEGMRNNTAISQMMVFINEGYKVDSIPKEYVEGFVKMVAPVIPHLAEELWEKLGHSDTITYEQWPTFDASKLVDDTVEMAVQINGKVRAKIVVSKDVTKDDLEKLALEDENVKVLLEGKEVKKVIAIPGRLINIVAVG, from the coding sequence ATGAGTTATAATCACGGACAAATTGAGAAGAAGTGGCAACAGTACTGGAAAGACAATAAAACATTCAAAATGATGGATGATCCGTCTAAACCGAAATTTTTTGCGCTTGATATGTTTCCATATCCATCAGGTGCTGGACTACACGTCGGGCATCCGCTTGGCTATATCGCGACAGATATTTTGAGCTCATTCAAACGGAAGCAAGGCTTTAATGTCCTGCATCCGATGGGCTGGGATGCATTTGGCCTTCCGGCAGAGCAATACGCGCTTGATACAGGTAATGATCCTGCCGAATTCACCGCGAAAAATATCGCAACGTTCAAGCGTCAAATGAATGATCTTGGTTTTTCTTATGACTGGGACCGTGAAATTAATACGACAGATCCATCTTATTACAAGTGGACGCAATGGATTTTCATCCAACTTTACAATAAAGGCTTAGCTTACGTCGATGAAGTAGCTGTTAACTGGTGTCCAGCACTAGGTACAGTTCTTGCGAATGAAGAAGTAATCGATGGCAAGTCAGAACGTGGCGGCCACCCGGTTGAGCGTCGTCCAATGCGCCAATGGGTATTGCGAATTACAAATTATGCAGACCGTCTTCTTGAGGATCTTGATGAACTTGATTGGCCGGAAAGCTTGAAAGACATGCAACGTAACTGGATTGGTCGTTCAGAAGGGGCACAGCTGACTTTCGAAATTGACGGAACTGATTTGTCATTTGAAGCATTTACAACACGTCCGGATACAATTTTCGGAGCGACGTATGCAGTGCTTGCACCAGAATTAAAACTTGTTGAAAAAGTGACGACTGCAGAACAAAAGGATGCAGTTGAAAAATACCTAAACGAAGTGAAGATGAAGAGTGATCTTGAACGTACAGATCTTGCAAAAGAGAAGACGGGTGTCTTTACGGGAGCTTACGCAATTAACCCTGCAAGCGGCGAGAAGATGCCAATTTGGATTGCAGACTATGTTCTTGCAACATATGGAACAGGCGCGATTATGGCGGTTCCAGCACATGATGAGCGTGACTATGAGTTTGCAAAAGAATTTGATCTGCCAATTATTGAAGTTGTAGCAGGCGGCGACGTTTCTGCTGAAGTATATGTTGGAGATGGAAAACACGTCAATTCAGGTTTCCTTGATGGATTACTCAAAGATGAAGCAATCGAAAAAGCAATCGCATGGTTTGTTGAAAAAGGCAAAGGCGATAAAAAAGTTACATTCCGTCTTCGTGACTGGTTGTTCTCAAGGCAACGTTACTGGGGCGAGCCGATTCCAATTATCCATTGGGAAGATGGCACAATGACACCTGTTGAAGAAGCAGATTTACCGCTCGTATTACCAGTAACGGATAATATTAAACCAAGCGGAACGGGCGAGTCACCACTTGCAAACATCGATGAATGGATAAATGTGACTCATCCAGAAACAGGGATGAAAGGTCGTCGCGAAACGAACACGATGCCACAATGGGCGGGTAGCTGCTGGTATTACTTGCGTTACATCGATCCGGATAACGATGAAATGATTATCGATCCTGAACTTGCGAAACGCTGGTTGCCTGTAGATATCTACGTAGGTGGAGCAGAACACGCAGTTCTACATCTGCTTTACGCACGATTCTGGCATAAAGTGCTTTATGATATCGGAGTAGTTCATACGAAAGAGCCATTCCAAAAGCTGTTCAACCAAGGGATGATACTTGGTGAAGGTAATGAGAAGATGTCGAAATCAAAAGGCAATGTAGTTAATCCAGATGATATCGTTCATTCACACGGAGCTGATTCACTTCGCCTTTATGAAATGTTCATGGGGCCTTTGGAAGGTTCAAAAGCATGGACGACGAATGGTCTTGACGGAGCTCGTCGTTTCCTAGATCGTATCTGGCGCCTGTTCGTCAATGAGGATGGATCACTTAGCACGAAAATCGGTGGAAAAACGGGCGGATCGCTTGAGAAAGTTTACCATCAAACTGTGAAAAAAGTGACGGAAGACTTTGAAGGAATGCGTAATAATACAGCAATTTCTCAGATGATGGTCTTCATTAACGAAGGCTATAAAGTGGATTCGATTCCAAAAGAATATGTTGAAGGCTTTGTTAAAATGGTAGCGCCAGTTATTCCGCATCTTGCAGAAGAGTTATGGGAGAAGTTGGGTCATAGCGATACAATTACGTATGAACAATGGCCGACATTTGACGCATCAAAACTGGTCGATGATACAGTTGAAATGGCTGTTCAAATCAACGGCAAAGTACGTGCGAAAATCGTCGTATCGAAAGACGTTACGAAGGATGATCTAGAGAAGCTTGCACTAGAAGATGAAAATGTGAAAGTACTTCTTGAAGGCAAAGAAGTGAAAAAAGTCATCGCGATTCCAGGAAGACTGATTAATATTGTTGCAGTAGGTTAA
- a CDS encoding NAD(P)/FAD-dependent oxidoreductase produces the protein MTTNHVDVDVIIIGGGPSGLMASIAAAENGRKVLLLEKGKKLGTKLAISGGGRCNVTNRLSQEEIVKNIPGNGRFLYGPFSVFNNEDIIRFFEGLGVPLKEEDHGRMFPVSNKAKDVVNALLTEMDRLHVEVRLETRVKKLLMDEEQILGVRLDSGKEIRSHAVVVAVGGKAVPQTGSTGDGYPWAEKAGHTVTELYPTEVPLLSNEPFIVSKDLQGLALRDVAVSVLNAKGKNLITHQMDMLFTHFGLSGPAILRCSQFVVKERMKNGNKPVEMRIDSMPELNEEKVFQLLNTTLKEDSTKAVKNVLKGIVPERWMLFLFDRAGIDPAETGAQMLVEKIRALAKLLKAFPMNVNGTQPLEKAFVTGGGVSVKEIVPKTLGSRKKEGLYFCGEILDIHGYTGGYNITSALVTGRIAGMNAGEYATDL, from the coding sequence ATGACTACTAACCATGTTGATGTAGACGTCATCATCATTGGCGGGGGACCATCAGGATTGATGGCCTCCATTGCCGCTGCTGAAAACGGAAGGAAAGTTCTCCTTCTAGAAAAAGGAAAAAAACTTGGCACTAAATTGGCCATTTCAGGGGGCGGGCGCTGTAACGTTACGAATCGCCTGTCACAAGAAGAAATCGTTAAAAACATTCCAGGGAACGGGCGATTTTTATATGGTCCTTTCTCCGTTTTCAATAATGAAGACATCATTCGTTTTTTCGAAGGTCTTGGCGTTCCGTTGAAAGAAGAAGATCATGGCAGAATGTTTCCAGTGTCGAACAAAGCAAAAGATGTAGTCAATGCATTGCTGACAGAAATGGATCGCTTACATGTTGAAGTGAGATTAGAAACGCGCGTTAAAAAACTTTTGATGGATGAAGAGCAAATTCTAGGTGTCAGACTCGATTCTGGCAAAGAGATCCGTTCACACGCTGTTGTTGTAGCGGTCGGGGGAAAAGCAGTTCCTCAAACCGGTTCAACAGGAGACGGTTATCCATGGGCAGAAAAAGCCGGACATACCGTGACGGAACTTTATCCGACAGAAGTACCTTTATTATCAAATGAACCTTTCATTGTTTCAAAGGATCTACAAGGTCTTGCGCTTCGTGACGTGGCAGTATCCGTCCTTAACGCCAAAGGTAAGAATCTTATCACACATCAGATGGACATGTTGTTCACCCATTTCGGCTTAAGCGGGCCTGCCATTTTAAGATGCAGTCAATTTGTTGTGAAAGAACGTATGAAAAACGGCAACAAGCCCGTTGAGATGAGAATTGACTCAATGCCCGAGCTCAATGAAGAAAAAGTATTCCAACTGCTCAATACCACACTAAAAGAAGATTCAACAAAAGCAGTGAAGAATGTATTAAAAGGGATTGTGCCTGAACGTTGGATGCTATTTTTATTCGACCGGGCAGGAATTGATCCGGCTGAAACTGGAGCTCAGATGCTAGTAGAAAAGATTAGGGCATTAGCTAAATTATTGAAAGCATTCCCAATGAACGTCAATGGTACGCAGCCACTTGAAAAAGCATTCGTCACAGGCGGCGGAGTATCCGTAAAAGAAATCGTTCCGAAGACATTAGGTTCCCGCAAGAAGGAAGGTCTTTACTTCTGCGGTGAAATTTTGGATATTCACGGCTATACAGGCGGTTATAATATCACTTCCGCACTTGTTACCGGCAGGATTGCTGGGATGAATGCAGGAGAATATGCGACTGATCTATAA
- a CDS encoding putative polysaccharide biosynthesis protein: MSSNLVKGTFILTIGLFLSKALGLLYVIPFYAIVGKESIGLYQYAYIPYNIALAIAISGAPLAISKFVAKYNARGDYATGRKLLKSGMLVMAVTGILSFLTLYFLAEPIAKLVRKDDEQIFTIEEIANVIRWVSYALLAVPLMSIVRGFLQGNQKMMPTSVSQLVEQVVRIIVVLAGAFIVVNFMHGSPKTAVNFAVFAAFIGALAGLAVLFKYWKSYKPEFDHLLANSTSSSDVSFKDMYKEVFAYILPFVLVGVINPLYQFVDMITFNEAMSSIGFAKVTDIYLTMLNFLTHKVVMIPVMIATGFSMALIPVITSYYAKNDQKGITNSLDQTYQIMLFLTVPIVIGLIVLSNEFYQFLYEKDAMGAEILANYAPVAILFGLYTVTAAILQGIDRHKWIVFTSLLGLFFKLVLNIPLIKIFETNGAIMATSIGYTVAVGINIAIITKTLNYRSKMVFRRLILIAILNVIMLIAVTFTLKGLTAISPADGKMQSILYILICATVGAAIYGYLSLKTGLAQKLFGERLTRFTNKLGF; the protein is encoded by the coding sequence ATGTCATCAAATCTTGTAAAAGGGACCTTTATACTGACAATAGGTCTATTTTTATCGAAAGCGCTTGGACTATTATACGTTATTCCATTTTACGCAATCGTTGGGAAAGAAAGTATCGGTCTCTATCAATATGCATACATCCCTTACAATATCGCGTTAGCTATCGCGATATCAGGAGCACCACTTGCGATTTCAAAATTCGTAGCAAAATATAATGCTCGTGGCGATTATGCAACTGGACGGAAATTGTTAAAGTCAGGGATGCTTGTGATGGCAGTCACAGGAATACTTTCCTTTTTAACGCTGTACTTTTTAGCTGAACCGATTGCGAAACTTGTTCGTAAAGATGATGAACAAATCTTCACAATTGAAGAGATTGCAAATGTGATTCGCTGGGTCAGTTATGCACTGCTTGCCGTTCCACTTATGAGTATCGTGCGAGGCTTCCTACAGGGCAATCAAAAAATGATGCCGACTTCGGTTTCTCAGTTAGTAGAACAGGTTGTGCGAATTATTGTCGTTCTGGCAGGAGCGTTTATTGTCGTGAACTTCATGCATGGATCTCCGAAAACTGCAGTGAACTTCGCGGTATTTGCGGCGTTTATCGGGGCGCTTGCGGGTCTCGCTGTCTTGTTCAAGTATTGGAAAAGTTATAAACCAGAATTCGACCATCTTCTTGCGAACAGTACTTCATCAAGTGACGTTTCATTCAAAGACATGTACAAAGAAGTATTTGCTTATATCTTGCCCTTCGTCCTGGTAGGGGTTATTAATCCCCTTTATCAATTCGTTGATATGATTACTTTTAACGAGGCGATGTCTTCAATCGGCTTTGCAAAGGTAACTGACATCTATTTAACGATGCTAAACTTTTTAACGCATAAAGTCGTCATGATACCAGTCATGATTGCGACAGGATTTTCAATGGCTCTTATTCCGGTCATTACAAGTTATTATGCGAAAAATGATCAAAAAGGGATTACAAATTCACTTGATCAGACCTATCAGATTATGCTGTTCTTGACGGTACCAATCGTTATCGGATTAATCGTTTTGTCAAATGAGTTCTACCAATTTCTATATGAAAAAGATGCAATGGGTGCAGAGATACTAGCGAATTATGCCCCGGTCGCGATTTTATTTGGCTTATATACGGTGACAGCAGCCATTTTGCAAGGCATCGACCGACATAAATGGATAGTTTTCACTTCGTTACTCGGACTGTTTTTCAAACTGGTACTGAATATACCGCTCATCAAAATATTTGAAACGAATGGTGCCATTATGGCGACTTCAATTGGCTATACAGTCGCGGTAGGCATTAATATCGCCATCATTACTAAGACCCTTAATTACAGGTCGAAAATGGTGTTTAGAAGACTTATCCTTATCGCTATATTAAATGTCATTATGTTAATAGCTGTCACATTTACACTGAAAGGTCTGACAGCAATCAGTCCTGCCGACGGAAAAATGCAGTCTATCTTGTATATTTTGATATGCGCTACTGTTGGTGCTGCAATTTACGGTTATCTATCGCTTAAAACGGGTCTCGCACAGAAATTATTCGGAGAGCGATTGACTAGATTTACCAATAAATTAGGCTTTTAG
- a CDS encoding pseudouridine synthase has protein sequence MRLDKLLSNMGFGTRKEVKILMKKGSVRVNEVAVKDAALHVDTVKDEVTVLGQKVVYKEFMYLMMNKPQGVLSATEDKRDQTVIDLLDEEYNIFEMFPVGRLDKDTEGFLLLTNDGKLAHNLLSPKKGVPKTYYAHIEGIVTEEDTKQFTEGVTLDDGYETKPGQLRILKSADISEIELTITEGKYHQVKRMFEAVGKQVVYLKRLSMGPLSLDETLALGSYRELTEEELQQLMQISGK, from the coding sequence ATGCGTTTGGATAAATTATTGTCGAACATGGGATTTGGTACGCGAAAAGAAGTAAAGATTTTGATGAAAAAAGGTTCCGTACGGGTTAATGAAGTGGCAGTGAAAGATGCCGCACTGCATGTAGATACAGTGAAGGATGAAGTAACGGTACTGGGTCAAAAAGTCGTCTATAAAGAATTTATGTACCTAATGATGAATAAGCCACAAGGAGTTTTGTCTGCTACTGAAGATAAAAGGGACCAGACAGTTATTGATTTATTAGATGAAGAATATAACATTTTTGAAATGTTTCCTGTTGGAAGGTTAGATAAAGACACAGAAGGTTTTTTGTTGCTGACGAATGACGGAAAACTTGCGCACAACTTATTGTCACCCAAAAAAGGGGTACCGAAAACGTATTATGCTCATATCGAAGGAATTGTTACAGAAGAAGATACCAAGCAGTTTACAGAGGGTGTTACTCTGGATGATGGCTATGAGACGAAGCCTGGTCAGCTGCGCATATTGAAATCAGCGGATATTTCCGAAATCGAGTTGACGATTACGGAAGGGAAATACCATCAAGTCAAGCGAATGTTTGAAGCGGTTGGTAAGCAAGTTGTTTACTTAAAACGCTTATCGATGGGGCCTTTATCTTTGGATGAAACTTTAGCGCTTGGATCATACCGAGAATTGACGGAAGAGGAATTACAGCAACTCATGCAAATTTCTGGAAAATAA
- a CDS encoding DeoR family transcriptional regulator — protein sequence MKPATDRMLTRIKDIYFYILDNGTVTTENLVEEFGITHRTVQRDLNVLEYNELIMSPVRGKWTTTAKKVKLSS from the coding sequence TTGAAACCTGCAACTGATCGTATGCTTACACGCATAAAGGATATCTATTTTTATATCCTTGATAATGGCACTGTAACTACCGAAAACCTGGTCGAAGAATTTGGCATCACTCACCGTACGGTCCAAAGGGATTTAAATGTCCTTGAATACAACGAGCTCATTATGAGCCCGGTACGCGGTAAATGGACGACGACAGCAAAAAAAGTGAAGTTATCTTCGTGA
- the pepV gene encoding dipeptidase PepV translates to MSNWENEALKRQESLLADLQSLIAIPSVLDESAATKDLPFGPEPKRALDWLLEEGRKAGMLVKNVDNMAGHIEMGGGDELIGILCHVDVVPAGSNWIHEPFGGTIEDGKLFGRGAIDDKGPTIAAWHAMKIVRDSGITMNKRVRLIIGTDEESGFRCVKRYFEKEEMPTIGFAPDADFPIINAEKGIASILFKQKVVISDGQLLLFKSGNRTNMVPDYAEAHLAEEVVFDNEQFVTFLNIHDVTGGVSTDSGKTIISLNGKSAHAMEPDNGVNAAVLLASFLNRILKEGQSKDFTQFMFDAFANESRGLFLGLAFNDEMSGDTTLNAGIVTYNPTSGGEINVSMRYSVSYLFEEKMTTCMKRLTETPFSVDIGSNSAPHHVDANDPLIRTLQEVYTDHTGEHAELLAIGGGTYARVLEKGVAFGMLFPGREDVAHQADEYVYIDDLVKATGIYADAISRLVSEKTEGE, encoded by the coding sequence ATGTCTAATTGGGAAAATGAAGCTTTAAAAAGACAAGAATCTCTGCTAGCTGATTTACAAAGTTTAATCGCTATCCCTTCTGTACTTGATGAAAGTGCGGCAACTAAAGATTTACCATTCGGACCGGAACCAAAACGTGCACTTGACTGGCTGTTAGAAGAAGGTCGAAAAGCGGGAATGCTTGTGAAAAATGTAGATAATATGGCGGGGCATATTGAGATGGGGGGAGGGGACGAACTCATCGGGATCCTTTGCCATGTCGATGTCGTGCCAGCAGGAAGTAATTGGATACATGAGCCGTTTGGCGGTACTATCGAGGACGGAAAGCTGTTTGGTCGTGGTGCCATTGACGATAAAGGACCGACTATAGCCGCTTGGCATGCGATGAAAATAGTCCGGGATTCAGGTATCACGATGAACAAACGAGTGCGGCTCATTATCGGAACAGATGAAGAAAGTGGTTTTCGATGTGTGAAGCGCTATTTTGAAAAAGAAGAAATGCCAACTATTGGATTTGCGCCAGATGCTGATTTCCCCATCATTAACGCCGAAAAAGGAATTGCTTCTATCCTGTTTAAACAAAAGGTAGTAATTTCAGATGGACAACTATTGCTATTCAAGTCAGGAAATAGGACAAATATGGTGCCAGATTATGCAGAGGCACACCTGGCAGAGGAAGTTGTATTTGACAATGAACAGTTTGTTACATTTTTGAATATTCATGACGTAACAGGGGGAGTTTCCACTGATAGTGGTAAGACCATCATCAGTTTGAATGGAAAATCAGCACATGCAATGGAGCCAGATAATGGCGTCAATGCCGCCGTCCTACTTGCTTCTTTCCTGAATCGCATATTGAAAGAAGGTCAATCAAAAGACTTTACACAATTCATGTTTGATGCATTTGCTAATGAATCTCGAGGACTGTTCTTAGGTTTGGCGTTCAATGATGAAATGTCAGGCGATACAACGCTGAATGCGGGTATCGTGACATACAATCCCACAAGTGGTGGGGAAATTAATGTTAGTATGCGTTATTCAGTCAGCTATCTATTTGAAGAGAAAATGACGACATGTATGAAACGGTTAACGGAAACACCTTTTTCGGTCGATATTGGATCGAACTCTGCACCGCATCATGTGGACGCAAACGACCCCCTTATTCGGACGTTGCAAGAAGTGTATACTGATCATACTGGAGAACATGCGGAACTATTGGCAATCGGGGGAGGAACGTACGCACGTGTCCTTGAAAAAGGGGTTGCTTTTGGTATGCTATTTCCTGGCAGGGAAGACGTAGCTCATCAGGCAGATGAATATGTTTATATAGATGATTTAGTGAAAGCAACTGGGATCTATGCAGATGCAATCAGCCGACTCGTATCTGAAAAAACGGAAGGGGAATAA
- the dat gene encoding D-amino-acid transaminase produces the protein MTVYFIDGQFTERDGLAISIDDRGYYFGDGVYEVIKVYGGELYTAEEHIDRLFQSATKIKMTIPYAEVQLMEIARELVAKNNILVGHVYIQVTRGSAPRMHQFPDPTVPPVVTGYAINNPRPMRGIENGVGVKSVADVRWLRCDIKSLNLLGNVLAKQEAHEAGCIEALLHRDGVVTEGSASNMFGVKGGTVYTHPVTNLILNGITRQVVLGLCEEQGIPVVEKSFTIDEAFEMDEFFLTSTTSEVTPVISIDGRPVGSGILGPLTMKLQKAFSSQIPSFIADE, from the coding sequence ATGACAGTATACTTTATTGATGGACAGTTTACAGAACGTGATGGATTGGCTATTTCGATTGATGATCGCGGTTATTATTTTGGTGATGGCGTGTATGAGGTAATTAAAGTATATGGTGGAGAATTATATACTGCGGAAGAACATATTGATCGTTTATTTCAAAGTGCTACGAAGATAAAGATGACAATCCCTTATGCTGAAGTACAATTGATGGAGATTGCCCGTGAATTAGTGGCGAAAAATAATATTTTGGTTGGACACGTTTATATCCAAGTGACACGGGGATCCGCACCAAGGATGCACCAATTCCCTGATCCGACAGTCCCACCAGTTGTGACTGGATATGCAATTAACAACCCAAGACCTATGAGGGGCATAGAAAACGGAGTTGGGGTCAAGTCAGTAGCGGATGTCCGTTGGCTGCGTTGCGATATTAAAAGCCTTAACTTGCTTGGCAATGTTCTCGCTAAGCAAGAAGCGCATGAAGCGGGTTGTATAGAGGCATTGCTTCACCGTGACGGTGTTGTTACCGAAGGTTCTGCATCGAATATGTTTGGGGTAAAGGGTGGAACAGTCTATACTCATCCTGTGACAAATCTTATTTTGAATGGAATTACGCGTCAAGTTGTACTGGGGCTGTGTGAAGAGCAAGGAATTCCTGTCGTCGAGAAATCCTTTACAATAGATGAAGCTTTTGAAATGGATGAATTTTTCTTAACGTCAACGACATCTGAAGTAACGCCAGTCATTTCAATCGACGGACGTCCTGTAGGCTCGGGAATATTGGGACCATTGACAATGAAGTTACAAAAAGCATTCAGCTCGCAAATCCCATCTTTTATAGCAGATGAATAA
- a CDS encoding nuclease-related domain-containing protein, which yields MAQLVKLLDYVSRYEQDLTRYPSQYIRLKRYQWERMKTQWESGADLSEWQQDIKEVVEPEENKWFSPLLRVFGQRKDVEAEQDHDNSEDEKGDEEENFGFSPNLIHNPSSLEHLRRLYLDQLFHFQIKWASSTLMDKSRVESRFFRDPLLRSFAQNLPDNYLLFYYPILLLKKAPVELDIILVTPVECMCITVLEKEDVAAFSGSGDRFWLKKLGEKETKFLSPLIALNRTEKIVSSILKAQGIDFPVRKYLISRNGYIDHPGSAFDVDIIDRRSYEDWFSALQKLPVPMKSTQFKAGQAILDMGQTTSISRLFGDEEQPEDGNNL from the coding sequence ATGGCGCAACTTGTTAAACTGCTTGACTATGTCTCCCGTTACGAGCAAGATCTTACGCGTTATCCTTCGCAGTATATCCGTTTGAAAAGGTATCAATGGGAACGTATGAAGACCCAGTGGGAAAGTGGAGCTGATTTATCAGAATGGCAACAGGATATTAAAGAGGTAGTAGAACCGGAAGAGAACAAATGGTTTTCTCCTCTACTTCGGGTCTTCGGCCAACGTAAAGATGTTGAGGCAGAGCAAGATCACGACAATAGCGAAGATGAAAAAGGTGATGAGGAAGAGAATTTTGGATTTAGTCCAAATCTGATTCATAATCCCTCAAGTCTTGAGCACTTAAGAAGACTTTATTTGGATCAACTATTTCATTTTCAAATCAAGTGGGCAAGTTCGACGTTAATGGACAAGTCAAGGGTTGAATCTCGCTTTTTCCGAGATCCACTGTTACGAAGTTTCGCTCAGAATCTTCCGGATAATTATTTGTTGTTCTATTATCCAATCTTACTACTGAAGAAAGCACCTGTTGAACTAGACATTATCCTTGTGACACCTGTTGAATGCATGTGTATTACGGTGCTTGAGAAAGAAGACGTTGCAGCGTTTAGTGGGAGCGGGGACAGATTCTGGTTAAAGAAGCTTGGGGAAAAAGAAACGAAATTTCTAAGCCCGCTTATAGCACTGAACAGAACTGAAAAGATTGTTTCGAGTATATTGAAAGCACAAGGAATCGATTTTCCTGTACGTAAATATTTGATTTCGCGTAACGGGTATATCGATCACCCAGGTTCAGCATTCGATGTTGATATTATCGATAGACGGTCATATGAGGACTGGTTTTCTGCACTTCAGAAATTGCCGGTTCCGATGAAATCTACGCAATTCAAAGCGGGCCAGGCAATACTTGACATGGGGCAAACCACTTCAATAAGCAGATTATTTGGCGATGAAGAACAACCAGAAGATGGCAATAACCTATAA
- the trmB gene encoding tRNA (guanosine(46)-N7)-methyltransferase TrmB has product MRLRNKPWARDYMAEHPDILLAEPEKMMNGWHTLFGNGNPIHIEVGSGMGQFIIGMAVANPDVNYIGIEHFDNVIVSALEKAVEAEKPSNLRLFRANGMDLAKIFHKGEIDRVYLNFSDPWPKTRNAKRRLTHETFLKLYEEVLAEGGEIHFKTDNRLLFEYSLVSMSQYGMKLGFVSLDLHAEMPEDNIMTEYEEKFSAKGHPIYRLESHFTNS; this is encoded by the coding sequence ATGAGGCTTCGTAATAAACCATGGGCAAGAGACTACATGGCAGAACACCCAGATATCCTATTAGCTGAACCAGAAAAAATGATGAATGGATGGCATACCCTGTTTGGTAATGGCAATCCAATACACATTGAAGTTGGATCAGGTATGGGCCAATTTATAATTGGTATGGCTGTTGCCAACCCGGATGTGAATTATATTGGCATTGAGCATTTTGACAACGTTATCGTATCTGCGCTTGAAAAGGCTGTTGAAGCAGAAAAGCCATCAAATTTACGACTATTCCGTGCAAATGGAATGGACCTTGCAAAGATCTTCCACAAAGGGGAGATAGATAGGGTGTATTTAAATTTTTCTGATCCGTGGCCGAAAACGAGAAATGCGAAAAGAAGATTGACGCATGAAACATTTTTAAAACTTTATGAAGAGGTACTAGCAGAAGGTGGAGAAATTCACTTTAAAACAGATAACCGTCTGTTGTTCGAGTACTCACTCGTCTCAATGTCTCAGTACGGTATGAAGTTAGGTTTTGTATCACTTGATTTGCATGCAGAGATGCCGGAAGATAATATTATGACGGAATATGAAGAGAAGTTTTCAGCAAAAGGACACCCGATATACAGACTTGAATCACATTTTACTAATTCTTGA